One Sulfoacidibacillus ferrooxidans DNA window includes the following coding sequences:
- the guaB gene encoding IMP dehydrogenase — protein sequence MTRWESKFKSEGLTFDDVLLLPARSSILPRDVDLTTFLTKKIKLNIPLISASMDTVTESKLAIAIAREGGIGIIHKNLSIAEQADEVDKVKRSESGVITDPIFLTADRPIYDAEAIMAKYRISGVPIVDGERRLVGILTNRDLRFEKNYSRSIAEVMTREPLITAPVGTTLEKAKGILQQHKVEKLPIVDESGVLRGLITIKDIEKAKQFPNAAKDEHGRLLVGAAVSTGGDAFDRVDALIRAGADVIIVDTAHGHSDGVIHMVKSLRAKYPDMSLIAGNVATGEATRDLIEAGADAVKVGIGPGSICTTRVVAGIGVPQITAIYDCASVAREYGVPIIADGGIKYSGDIVKAIAAGANIVMIGSLFAGTEESPGEMEIFQGRSFKVYRGMGSIGAMKAGSSDRYFQEQNKKLVPEGIEGRVPYRGALSETVYQLIGGLRAGMGYCGTPTIEKLQDDAQFIKITAAGLRESHPHDVHITKEAPNYSV from the coding sequence GTGACACGCTGGGAAAGTAAATTTAAATCAGAAGGACTTACCTTTGATGATGTGCTTCTTCTACCTGCTCGATCAAGTATTTTACCGAGGGACGTCGATTTAACAACTTTTTTAACGAAAAAGATTAAACTTAATATTCCTTTGATTAGTGCAAGTATGGATACAGTGACAGAATCAAAATTGGCCATTGCTATTGCTCGTGAAGGTGGCATTGGCATTATTCATAAGAACTTATCTATAGCAGAGCAAGCTGATGAAGTTGATAAAGTAAAACGCTCAGAAAGTGGAGTTATCACAGATCCTATTTTCTTGACGGCTGATCGTCCAATTTATGACGCTGAAGCAATTATGGCAAAATATCGGATCTCCGGGGTACCCATTGTAGATGGAGAGCGGAGGTTAGTTGGAATTTTAACGAATCGTGATTTACGATTTGAGAAAAACTATAGTCGTTCTATTGCTGAAGTGATGACTCGCGAACCATTAATTACTGCGCCAGTAGGGACGACGTTAGAAAAAGCAAAAGGTATTTTACAGCAACACAAAGTAGAAAAGCTCCCTATTGTCGATGAGAGTGGAGTTTTGCGTGGATTGATTACGATTAAAGATATAGAAAAAGCTAAACAATTCCCGAATGCAGCAAAAGATGAGCATGGGCGTCTATTAGTAGGAGCTGCTGTTTCAACTGGAGGAGATGCGTTTGATCGAGTTGATGCGCTCATTCGTGCTGGTGCTGATGTAATTATTGTTGATACGGCTCACGGTCACTCTGATGGCGTTATTCACATGGTTAAGTCATTGCGAGCAAAGTATCCTGATATGAGCTTGATTGCGGGTAATGTGGCTACTGGAGAGGCTACACGCGATCTAATAGAAGCCGGTGCCGATGCTGTGAAGGTTGGTATTGGACCAGGATCTATTTGTACAACAAGGGTAGTAGCAGGTATTGGAGTACCGCAAATTACAGCAATTTACGACTGTGCATCCGTTGCTAGAGAATATGGAGTTCCCATTATCGCTGATGGTGGTATTAAATATTCCGGAGACATTGTAAAAGCGATTGCAGCTGGAGCAAATATCGTAATGATTGGTAGTTTATTTGCAGGAACAGAAGAAAGCCCAGGGGAAATGGAAATTTTCCAAGGGAGAAGTTTTAAAGTGTATCGTGGTATGGGATCTATTGGTGCTATGAAGGCTGGTAGTTCTGATCGCTATTTTCAAGAGCAAAATAAAAAATTAGTTCCTGAAGGTATTGAAGGGCGCGTGCCATATCGTGGAGCTTTAAGTGAGACAGTCTACCAATTGATCGGTGGTCTTCGAGCTGGGATGGGGTATTGCGGTACACCAACAATTGAAAAATTACAAGATGATGCCCAGTTTATTAAAATCACGGCTGCAGGATTAAGGGAAAGTCATCCGCATGATGTGCATATTACTAAAGAGGCACCAAATTACAGCGTATAG